Below is a genomic region from Pseudomonadota bacterium.
CATATTGCCTTATGCTGCGCCTGGTTCTGAGAATCTCGATCATTGTCTGCCTCCCGTCGAATCGTGTAGTCTGATGTAGACATGATATAGCATTTTCAGAGAATTGCAACTGGTATAAACAGAGGTGTCGAGACAAAATAGAAATGACTTGTGTCCTTAACCTTTTTCTTTAAGCAATCATACGTGGAGCCCCAAGGTGGTTACGGAGGGTTTCCAAATTGTTTCGCTTTCAATTACGGTGACAACGTTTTCGTGCAAAATCTCTGGCGCCAGTTCAGCATCTATATCTACTACCGGGGAATATTTAGATACATAATCTCTATTTCGTATTGGCTTCAAATGTTTCAAGAAATGAACTGGAGGACAACGAAAATAGAAATACACGTCCAATTTTCCATCTATAAGAAATTTACACAATTAGCTTGACAAGCCCCCCCCCGTAAAAATAAAGTGATAGTTAAAATAATAAAGTATGTTTTAATTTATTCCTTGACATTTAATTTTAGTTCCACCATACTTTTATCGGGGTTAGAATCTCCTTAGGCAAGGGGGTTAGAATGAGAGACAGTATTCAGGAATTGCGGATTCTCGGTGGCAAGATCAAGGCCCTCCGGCTCAGCAGGAAGTTTAAGCTTTCCGATCTTTCTGAACATTCATCATGTACAAGCGCCCATATCTCGCAAATCGAGCGGGGTCTGGTAAGTCCATCCATATCGGTTCTGAAAAATATTTCCAACGCCCTTGGGGTTCGCCTCGTAGACCTGTTTATCACTGATGACCATCAAGAAGATGATGTCGTTGTAAGAAGCGATCATGGGTACGAAATACGCTACCCGCAAGGAGATTCGTCTATCTATCTTCTTGTTAAGCACCTTGATGGTAAGTTCATGGAACCGCTGATAAAGATACTGAAACCGAAGGAAGGCAGCGACGGCCTCTATTCCCACAGCGGCAGTCAGGAATTCGGATATGTGCTTTCGGGAGAATTCGATCTAATGATTGAGGAGAATGTGTACACCTTGAGGAAGGGTGACAGTTTTTATTTTAACTCAAGCCGGCCTCATGGGTTCGTCAACAATGGAGAGGAAGTGGCAGAGATACTGTGGGTAATCAGCCCACCAACCTACTAAATAAACTTAAGGAGGGTTTTATGAAAAGGTGCTCGTTGTTGTTCTTGGCTTTTGGCTTGGTATTATTATCGGCATTTGCCGTATCGTCAGCAGAGGAAGACATTAAGGTCGGGGTTTTACACTCCCTGACAGGTCCATTCGCTCCGGCCGGTGGTCTTTCCGGACAAAGAGGTTCGTTGATCGCGATCGACATGATAAATGCAAGAGGAGGGGTAGCAGGGAAATATAAGGTAAAGGCTGTAGAGGCTGATGCCCAGAGCAACCCGGAAGTAGCGATCCGTGAAGCGGGGAGGCTTATATCTGTTGAAAAGGTACCTGTTATTGTCGGGGTTTTTTCAAGTTCCATTGCAGTGCCTCTCGCTCCGATTGCCGATAAGAATAAGACCATCTTCTGGATCAGCATCGCCATTTCCGATAAAGTTCTTGAAGACAGACATCTGAAATATGTTTTTCGTATCCAGCCAATGGGTTCCCAGTGGGGTAACTCCTCCGTGGATATGCTGTCCGAGATTTACGGAAAACTCGGTTACAGCAAACCGAGCCAGGTAAAACTGGCTGTTGCTTATGAGGATGGACCGTATGGAACGATCGTATCGAAGGCAAACCTCGACAGGGCAAAGAAATATCAGATGCCTGTAGGCCTTACCGAGGCTTACACCCATACTGCGAAAGATCTCTCATCTTTGGTCCTTAAAGTAAAAAGGGCCAACCCTGATGTGATGCTCCATACCGGCTACTTCCCAGATGTGGTGCTCTTCCTCCGGCAGTCAAGAGAACTCGGTCTTAAGTGGAAAGGACTCATAGGCCATGGAGCTGGTTACGCCAATTTTCGTGAAATGGAAAAATCCCTGGGTAGGTCCATGGTCAACTATGTATGCAATGTAGACCCTGCCCCTGCACAACTCCTTGATTTAAAAAAGCTTAAACCTGGCATAGGCGATTTGGTTGGTGAATTCCTGAAGAGGTACAAGGAAAAATATAAAGAATCCGACCCGGAAACCCACGCCACACAGGGATTTTCCCACGCATGGGTGCTCCTCAACAATGTTATGCCCCTGGCACTGGAGAAATACGGAAAGATCACACCGGATACGATACGGCAGGCAGCCCTCGAAATCGATATACCTGAGGGTGGAACACCAAGCGGCTATGGGGTTAAATTTGCGCCCCCCGAACACAAGTACGCCGGGCAGAACCTGAGGTCTTATCCCGTGGTAAGCCAGTGGGTCAATGGCAAGGTGGAGATCGTATGGCCGGCAAGCTTGCGGACAGCCGAACCCAAGCTCCCGATACCCGCAGATTCTCCGTATGCGGTAAAATAGTGTAAATGGAACCGGAGGGCGTGGTAAAACCAGCCCTCCGGATTTTAACGAGAGGTTCGTTGATGCTGCAAATAAAAGAGATTGTGAAAAACTTTGGTGGTGTACATGCGTTAAGAGATGTTTCCTTTTCGGTGGAGGAAGGCGAATTTGTAGGCCTCATCGGACCCAACGGTTCAGGTAAGACCACCCTTTTTAACGTCATATCCGGAGCATATAAACCCACATCCGGGCACGTGATATTCGAAGGTCATGACATGACTGCCCTTACCCCTGATCGCATATGTCACGCGGGAATAACTCGCACCTTCCAAATTCCTCGACCCATCAAGGGCATGAGCATTCTGGACAACGTGCTCCTGGGTCTTGTTTTTGGCAATGCCGAGCGACCCAAGAAACATGCACGGGAAGCCATGAAGGATGAAGCAGTGAGACTTATCGACTTTGTAGGGCTAAAGCTCGATAAAGATGCCATGCCGGACAAACTTACCGCCGTTGACCTGAGAAAACTCGAACTGGCAAAGGCCTTGGCTACAAAGCCGAGACTCCTTCTGGCCGACGAAATCTTAAGTGGACTGAACCATGACGAACTGGGAGAGGCATCAACCGTCCTCAAAAAAATAAGGGAAGAGATGGGCATCACCATCATCTGGGTCGAGCATATACTCTCCGTTCTCATGAGTCTCGTGGATCGGGTGGTGGTCTTTGATTATGGACGGCTGATTGCAGACGGGACGCCTCAATTGATAGCAAATGATGCGTGTGTACTGGAGGCATACCTTGGCTAAGAATAAAGAAGGAAGGAAACTACCGTGTTAAGCGTTCAAAATGTCAGTGTTTTTTATGGTGAGTTTAAGGCGCTCTCCAATGTCTCCCTCGAGGTCAAGTCCAAACAGACTACTATTGTTCTCGGCCCGAATGGATCCGGAAAGACAACCCTTATGAAGGCTATCTCCGGACTTGAGCGGATACGGAGCGGCGAAATCTATCTCGATGGCGAGCGGGTCGACACGAAAGAGGCACATGAGATAGCAGCAACAGGAATAGCCCTTGTGCCCGAGGGGGGGAGACTCTTTCCCGGCCTGAGCGTGTACGAGAACCTGAAGATAGGGAGCTACATCCCGAGGGTGCGGAAGCAGTTCCAGGAATCCCTGGACGAGGTCTTCTTTCTCTTTCCGAGACTGAAGGAGAGGCAGACACAGATAGCCGGATCCATGAGTGGTGGCGAACGGCAGATGCTTGCCGTAGCGCGAAGTCTTATGTCAAAACCGAAGCTTCTCATACTCGATGAGCCCTCGGCTGGGTTGGCCCCAAAGGTAATCCAGGGCATCTTCAACTTCGTGGAGCAGATCAAGGAACGGGGATACTCCATCCTTATGGTGGAGCAGAATGCCGTCAAGGCTTTACAGCTTGCAAACTACGCATATCTTTTCGAATCCGGCAAACTGGTATTCGAGGGCGGCAAAGAGGAGTTCGACAAGAACGAGTATATCAGGAAAGCTTACCTCGGCATTTAGGGGATACTATGGGTGAACAACTACTAAACGCACTTATCAACGGAATATTGCTTGGGGGGGTTTTTGCACTCCTTGCACTCGGCCTCAATCTCATCTTCGGGGTCGTCAAGATCATTCACCTCGCTTACGGTCAATTCGTCATGATGGGGTTCTACATAATTTACATGTTCTACGAGCAGTTAGGGCTGCCCATCTTTCTCGCCATCTTTCTCGCCATCGTAGTGATGGGACTCGTCGGGTTCCTGACCCAGTTTGTGGTCATCAGACCCCTCCTGACTGCACTGCGACTCAATCAGCTCCTTGCGCTCGCAAGCCTGATCATAATCTTCGAAAACTTCGCCCTCTTTGTATGGGGGGCGGATTACCGGGGCATTCCCTTTGACCTCCCCGTCATCGAGATCAGTAACATTTTCATCAGAACCTCCAGTTTCATTGCCTTCATCGGGGCCCTGGTAGTCATGGGACTGCTTTATCTCTTCCTCAACAAAACCTATCTTGGTCTGGCAATCAGGGCTGTTGCCCAGGACACTGAGGTTGCAAAACTCATGGGTATTAACCCCAAAATGGTCTACTATGTGACTATGATGCTGGGGGGGAGTCCTCACGGCTATTGTAGCCGCCTTCTTTGTTCCCATCTATACCGTTCATCCCCATTTTGGCTCGGCCTTTACCCTGACCGCATTTATTATCGTGGTACTGGGCGGTATGGGCAACCTCCTTGGCGGTTTCATCGCTGCTTTTCTCATCGGGATCATCACTTCTGTGGCTGCGGTACTTACTTCAACTGAAATTGCCGAGATAGTCGTTCTCGTTATCTTCATTCTCGTCATGCTCATACGGCCGCAAGGCATCCTCGGAACAGGGGTGTCGTCATGAACTGCGCGGGAAAGATCGGAAAAGTGGTACCGGCTGTCCTCTTCGTGTGTCTCGTAATCCTGCCCATGTTGCCAATCTCAACGTATATAATCAACGTGGTGACCATTATCTTCATCTGGTCCCTTGTGGCCACCGCCTGGTCCTTTATGGGCCGCTTTTACCTTGTCTCTCTGGGACACGGGGCTTTCATGGGAACGGGGGCCTATGTCACCGTCCTCCTTTTTAATAATTTTGGGCTCTCGCCCTGGATAGGCATGTTTGCGGGAGGCGCGGCGGCCTGTTTCATGGGGGCTGTCCTCGGGTATGCATGCTTTCGCTTCGGTGTAATCGGAGACTATTTTGCCTTGGTCACCCTCGCCGTGGCTGAACTGGTGGCACTCCTTGTTGTAGCTTTCAGGGAAGTGACGGGTGGGTCTCTGGGCCTGACAGTCAAATCCGTGGGGACGTCGCCCTGGCTTTTCCAGTTTGATAATAGAATCTACTTTTACTATATCGCCCTCGTGGCTCTTTGCCTTGTCCTCTTTGTCTGGCGGTTGATTGACAGGAGCGACATGCGAAAAGCCCTGATGGCGATCGGCGAGGACGAACTTGCCGCATCTTCCCTTGGAGTCAATATCATCAAGAACAAGATGGCCATTACCATGATCAGTACGTTCTTCACCGCCCTGGGGGGTACTATCTACGCTCAGTATCTCCTTTATCTATCCCCTGAGACCGTCTGCGGGGTGGGGATGTCCCTTTCCATCCCCTTCAAGGCTATTCTGGGAGGTATGTTCACTCTCTGGGGACCCTTCATAGGTTCGGCCATTATCGTCTCCCTCGAAGAGTATATAAGGGCAGCCTATGGCGGAACGTACACAAGCATATCTCAGATCATCTATGGTATCGCCCTGGTTGTTCTGATCATGTTTCTTCCAAAAGGGATCTTTGGTACCCTGAGGGAGAAATTTCAAAAAAAGTAACTAACGGAGGTGTACCGTGAATAAGGCATTTAGTGAAATTGAAAAGACAAGCATTTTCTTTTCCCCCAACAAGGTGATTCTTGGCAAGGGTGCTGCCCAGCAGGCGGGATCTGAAGTAAAAGCCCTCGGGGGCAAAAAGGTCCTTATCGTTACAGATCCCGGTGTGGTTCGGGCAGGGCTGGTTCAGGTGATACTTGATGCCCTCAAGAGCCAGGGCATCAAGTATGAGGTCTTCGATAAGGTGGAACCGGAACCCCCTGCAAGGGTGGTAGATGCAGGCGCTCAAGCAGCTATTGACAACAAATGTGACACAATCGTAGGCTTTGGAGGCGGAAGTTCCCTCGACGTGGCAAAAGGTGTCTCCATCGTTGCCACAAACAAAGGGAAGGTACTCGACTACACAGGCATCGACATGGTTCCAAAACGCGGTATTCCTAAGATACTTATTCCTACCACAGCAGGGACAGGAAGCGAGGTGACCCGGGTCTTCGTAGTTACCGATGAAACGGATAATACAAAGAAGGTTATCTATACGAACTATAACCTCGCTGAGGTGGGCCTTCTCGATCCCATGCTGACCCTTTCCATGCCTCCTTCCGTGACAGCAGACACCGGCTTCGACGCCCTGGTTCATGCAGTCGAATCCTATGTCTCGGTTAATACCACCCCCTTTGCGGAGGTGCTGGCCCTTCAGGCGATCAGTCTCATTGCTCATAACCTCCCCATAGCTTACTCCAAGGGCACGAATGTTCAGGCGAGATACAATATGCTTTTTGCAGCCTCCATTGCCGGTATGGCCTTTACAAGCGGCGGCCTCGGGGCAGTGCACGGTCTTTCCTATCCTCTTGGCACCGACTTTCATATGGCCCATGGAAAGTCAAATGCTATTATGCTCCCCCACATTGTAAATTTCAATTTCATGGGGAACATGGAGAAGTACGCACGAATTGCTGAGACCATGGGAGAAAACATTCAAGGCCTTTCCCCCTACGAGGCAGCCAAGAAGTCCGTGGATGCAATCAAGGGCCTGCTGAATATTGTCAACATTTCGTACAAACTCAGAGATTATGGTGTAAAGAAAAGCGATCTGTCAAAGCTTGTAGAGGGCGGACTAAAACAGGCGAGACTCTTTATTCCCAATCCGAGAGACCCATCCGAGAAAGACGTAAGGCAGATTTACGAAGCAGCATTATAGCATTCTTTGCCCAGGAGGAAGAGAACAATGAAAGGCGTGTTTCAGAAAGCACTTATTGTCAATCTTACAGACAAAAGTTATACGGTAGAAAAAATCCCCGATGAGGCGTATGAGCATTTTCTCGGTGGTAAAGGTCTCGGCGTATATCTCCTGCTCAAGAAGAACAAACCTAAGGTCGAACCCTTCTCTCCTGAAAACAACTTGATCTTTGTTCTTGGACCGACAAATGACACCAAGATCTGGGGTTCAAGCCGTTACTGTGTGGTTACCAAATCGCCTCTCACGGGAATTTTCTCCGAAGCCTATTCTGGTGGACGAGTGGCAGAACCCATGGGCAAAACAGGTTATGATGCTATAATCCTTCAAGGAATTTCCAGTAGGCCGGTGTGGCTTGAAATAAGTGACGAAAAGATTGAGTTCCATGATGCCGATGACCTTTGGGGTAAGGACGCCTACGTTGCAGAGGATACGATCATTGAAAAAGTTGGCAAAAAAGGGGCTCAGGCGGTGGTCATCGGACCTGCCGGAGAGAATCTTGTCCGTTTCGCAAGTATCGTTAACAACCACTGGCGGTGCGCTGGCCGGACAGGTGTCGGAGCAGTTCTCGGTTCCAAGAAAGTGAAGGGTATCGCTTTTTACGGCAAAACCGTTAGGGAGCCCGCAAATCCTGATGCCGTTGCCAAATTATTCAGCGAATGGGGAAAGAAGGCCAAAACCCTCCCTGCCACCAATTTTTTTAAACGCTTGGGAACACCTGGGCTTGTAGCCATGATCAATACAGTGGAAGCCTTTCCCACAAAATATTGGGCTGAAGGTTCCATGGAAGGCTGGGAGGATATAAGCGCTGAGACATTGCACTCCAAATTTTCCGTCAGGGCCCGATCCTGCAACAAATGTTTTCTTGCCTGTGGCCGTTTGACTACAGTAACTACAGGGAAATATGCCGGGCTCACGATTGACGGCCCTGAATATGAAACCATTTATGCGCTCGGCGGTCTATGCCTCATTAAGGACCTTGCTGAGATTATCAATCTCAACGATATTTGTGACAAAGTGGGTATAGATACGATAACAGCGGGAAACCTGGCCGCCTTTGCCATGGAAGCGTCCGCACGGGGTAAAATATCGGAGAAGATCGAATACGGGGATGCGAAAAGGACTGCCGAACTCTTATGGCAGATTTCCCGCAAGGAAGGCATCGGGTCAATCCTCGCCGAAGGCATTCGCCATGCGGCAAAAGAGTGGGGTCTTGAAGATATAGCTATCCACGTAAAGGGCCTGGAGCCGGCCGGATATGATCCAAGGTACTTTAAGGCTATGGGTCTTGCATATGCGACATCCGACAGAGGAGCCTGCCATATGCGCACCACTGCATTCAGGCCTGAACTTGCCGGCATAATTCCTCCTGATCAGATAGAAGGGAAAGCAGCGGTCGTCATCGATTTTGAAGACAGGCTGACTCTCCAGGACGCACTTATTATTTGCAGATTTTACCGGGACATTTACCTCTGGCCGGAACTCGGACAGATTATCGAGGCGACCACAGGACTCTCGCCGGACAAGGAAAACATTCAGAAGATCGCCTGCAACATACGGAATGCCGTGAGGATTTTTAACCTGAGAGAGGGTATGACCGGGGCTGAAGACACACTCCCGAAACGTTTTTTCGAAGAACCCATAGGGTCGAGGAAACTTGTTATTGCACGGGAAGATTTCGAGAAAATGAAGAAGGACTACTACCAACTCAGGGGATGGAACGAGAGAGGAGAACCTGTCGGCCAACTTCCGGTAGTGATTTGAACAAGTTTGTAAATTCTTCGCTTTTGCACGAGGAGAGAATGTGTTGATTACAGGTGAGACGGGTGTATATTGCATAATAGGTTATCCCATTGCTCACTCACTCTCCCCTGCAATCCATAACGCCGGATTTGAGGCCCACGGTCTCAATCTTGTATACGTTCCCTTTGCCCTTCATCCTGACGACCTGAGTGTCGGGATAAAGGGTCTTCAAGCCTTAGGCGTCCGGGGCATGACCGTCACGGTGCCCCTCAAGGAATTGGCGTACAAGTACATGGATGAGACGGATGATGCCGCCAGGCTGACCGGTGCGGTAAATACGGTGGTTTTTGAAAATGGGAAGAGATCAGGATACAATCTGGATGTTGCCGGGGTTCGCTACTCCCTCGAAAAGCTCGGTCTTCCCCAAGGATCTCAAAGGGCGGTGGTCCTCGGGGCCGGCGGCGCTGCCCGAGCCGTGATAGCAGCCCTCCTTTTCCACAGGACCGCGGAGATCGTAATTTTGAACAG
It encodes:
- a CDS encoding branched-chain amino acid ABC transporter permease; the encoded protein is MNCAGKIGKVVPAVLFVCLVILPMLPISTYIINVVTIIFIWSLVATAWSFMGRFYLVSLGHGAFMGTGAYVTVLLFNNFGLSPWIGMFAGGAAACFMGAVLGYACFRFGVIGDYFALVTLAVAELVALLVVAFREVTGGSLGLTVKSVGTSPWLFQFDNRIYFYYIALVALCLVLFVWRLIDRSDMRKALMAIGEDELAASSLGVNIIKNKMAITMISTFFTALGGTIYAQYLLYLSPETVCGVGMSLSIPFKAILGGMFTLWGPFIGSAIIVSLEEYIRAAYGGTYTSISQIIYGIALVVLIMFLPKGIFGTLREKFQKK
- a CDS encoding ABC transporter ATP-binding protein, producing the protein MLSVQNVSVFYGEFKALSNVSLEVKSKQTTIVLGPNGSGKTTLMKAISGLERIRSGEIYLDGERVDTKEAHEIAATGIALVPEGGRLFPGLSVYENLKIGSYIPRVRKQFQESLDEVFFLFPRLKERQTQIAGSMSGGERQMLAVARSLMSKPKLLILDEPSAGLAPKVIQGIFNFVEQIKERGYSILMVEQNAVKALQLANYAYLFESGKLVFEGGKEEFDKNEYIRKAYLGI
- a CDS encoding ABC transporter ATP-binding protein, producing MLQIKEIVKNFGGVHALRDVSFSVEEGEFVGLIGPNGSGKTTLFNVISGAYKPTSGHVIFEGHDMTALTPDRICHAGITRTFQIPRPIKGMSILDNVLLGLVFGNAERPKKHAREAMKDEAVRLIDFVGLKLDKDAMPDKLTAVDLRKLELAKALATKPRLLLADEILSGLNHDELGEASTVLKKIREEMGITIIWVEHILSVLMSLVDRVVVFDYGRLIADGTPQLIANDACVLEAYLG
- a CDS encoding iron-containing alcohol dehydrogenase, which gives rise to MNKAFSEIEKTSIFFSPNKVILGKGAAQQAGSEVKALGGKKVLIVTDPGVVRAGLVQVILDALKSQGIKYEVFDKVEPEPPARVVDAGAQAAIDNKCDTIVGFGGGSSLDVAKGVSIVATNKGKVLDYTGIDMVPKRGIPKILIPTTAGTGSEVTRVFVVTDETDNTKKVIYTNYNLAEVGLLDPMLTLSMPPSVTADTGFDALVHAVESYVSVNTTPFAEVLALQAISLIAHNLPIAYSKGTNVQARYNMLFAASIAGMAFTSGGLGAVHGLSYPLGTDFHMAHGKSNAIMLPHIVNFNFMGNMEKYARIAETMGENIQGLSPYEAAKKSVDAIKGLLNIVNISYKLRDYGVKKSDLSKLVEGGLKQARLFIPNPRDPSEKDVRQIYEAAL
- a CDS encoding ABC transporter substrate-binding protein, translated to MKRCSLLFLAFGLVLLSAFAVSSAEEDIKVGVLHSLTGPFAPAGGLSGQRGSLIAIDMINARGGVAGKYKVKAVEADAQSNPEVAIREAGRLISVEKVPVIVGVFSSSIAVPLAPIADKNKTIFWISIAISDKVLEDRHLKYVFRIQPMGSQWGNSSVDMLSEIYGKLGYSKPSQVKLAVAYEDGPYGTIVSKANLDRAKKYQMPVGLTEAYTHTAKDLSSLVLKVKRANPDVMLHTGYFPDVVLFLRQSRELGLKWKGLIGHGAGYANFREMEKSLGRSMVNYVCNVDPAPAQLLDLKKLKPGIGDLVGEFLKRYKEKYKESDPETHATQGFSHAWVLLNNVMPLALEKYGKITPDTIRQAALEIDIPEGGTPSGYGVKFAPPEHKYAGQNLRSYPVVSQWVNGKVEIVWPASLRTAEPKLPIPADSPYAVK
- a CDS encoding aldehyde ferredoxin oxidoreductase family protein, with protein sequence MKGVFQKALIVNLTDKSYTVEKIPDEAYEHFLGGKGLGVYLLLKKNKPKVEPFSPENNLIFVLGPTNDTKIWGSSRYCVVTKSPLTGIFSEAYSGGRVAEPMGKTGYDAIILQGISSRPVWLEISDEKIEFHDADDLWGKDAYVAEDTIIEKVGKKGAQAVVIGPAGENLVRFASIVNNHWRCAGRTGVGAVLGSKKVKGIAFYGKTVREPANPDAVAKLFSEWGKKAKTLPATNFFKRLGTPGLVAMINTVEAFPTKYWAEGSMEGWEDISAETLHSKFSVRARSCNKCFLACGRLTTVTTGKYAGLTIDGPEYETIYALGGLCLIKDLAEIINLNDICDKVGIDTITAGNLAAFAMEASARGKISEKIEYGDAKRTAELLWQISRKEGIGSILAEGIRHAAKEWGLEDIAIHVKGLEPAGYDPRYFKAMGLAYATSDRGACHMRTTAFRPELAGIIPPDQIEGKAAVVIDFEDRLTLQDALIICRFYRDIYLWPELGQIIEATTGLSPDKENIQKIACNIRNAVRIFNLREGMTGAEDTLPKRFFEEPIGSRKLVIAREDFEKMKKDYYQLRGWNERGEPVGQLPVVI
- the aroE gene encoding shikimate dehydrogenase — protein: MLITGETGVYCIIGYPIAHSLSPAIHNAGFEAHGLNLVYVPFALHPDDLSVGIKGLQALGVRGMTVTVPLKELAYKYMDETDDAARLTGAVNTVVFENGKRSGYNLDVAGVRYSLEKLGLPQGSQRAVVLGAGGAARAVIAALLFHRTAEIVILNRGIDRAHALKDFFSDKTDLHLIAGALDESTIRDYLPASDIIVNTTSVGMYPNTDASPLPRALIPSGTRILDAIYLPEKTKLLSAAEEKDCSILSGLEWLVHQATLAFRLWTGKELDKKIVMDVLERFFATRATT
- a CDS encoding cupin domain-containing protein; the encoded protein is MRDSIQELRILGGKIKALRLSRKFKLSDLSEHSSCTSAHISQIERGLVSPSISVLKNISNALGVRLVDLFITDDHQEDDVVVRSDHGYEIRYPQGDSSIYLLVKHLDGKFMEPLIKILKPKEGSDGLYSHSGSQEFGYVLSGEFDLMIEENVYTLRKGDSFYFNSSRPHGFVNNGEEVAEILWVISPPTY